CGTACCCACATCATCCACGTTCATTAAATGAATTTTTTTATTCCATGGATGATCAATATCCGTCATCTGCACAATCATTTTTTTCTCGTCAGGTTTACCATAACGCAGTGTCCATACAATGGTGCCTTCCGCCCCTTCATAAGCCTTGACCCTTTCAGCCACTTCCGGTCGCACTACCTGATTTACAGTCGCCGTTCCCTCAGAGTGAACCAATCCTGGCATCGTAATAGCTACAGAGACGGCAATGGATAATAAAATTTTTTTCATCGATAACCTCAAACCTGACATTGTTAACATCAACCAAAAACAAATAATGTATTACCACTAAACCTTAACCTTATTTTTATGCAACGAAAATTAGCATTCATTGTCTGCATGATAAAATAAAGTTTGCACACTACTTGATCTAATCAAATATCCTTTCCGGGAAACCCTCAGGATAAACTCATCACTGACACCTGATTTACTAACGTTATATTTGAGATCATTTATAACCTGCCAAACCCGCTGAACTGACGCGCGAAGGCCGTTTCGCTCCCAGACATCACTCATAAGCATGTCATCAGAAACAACGTTGTTAACCCCATGACACAAAAGGTATTCCAGTAAGTACGACTGGGTTTTTCTCAGAGAAATATATTTCGCCGTTCCATAAAGGCAGATGAGTCTTTTTGTTCTACAGTCATAAATCACACTCTTTTCGATAAGGAAGCCCATGACTGAAAGCGCTTTATTTTCCTCGTCTGGCATACCCCTCCTTAGCGTTTACACAGATGTCTGTACCGCACAATTTTATTGTCAAAATGACAAAACAACACGCTGTAAGTTATTCGCATAATAAATAACATTTATTTCTTGCATGTAAATATCATTAATATTCACAAGGCAGCAATTCCTGGTTAACTGCCGAAAGATAAAAACATGTTTAGTTCATTAAGACAATAACAAACCTTCAGTAATAATAACTAAAAATAATCCACTTTAGCCAGAGGATTGAACCAAACAAAAAACCGTCTCCACAGTTAAAAGACAAGTAAAAATTACGCATCATTAACATTCAGACCATTTACCTTATTAAAATAAAAGTATTACCCCCAATGTTTATAAAATAAAAATATCAATTTCCAGAATTTTTCCGGGGTAAATAACACCTTCATCGAATCTACTGCAAAAAATAACGATATCCGGCCAATTGTTCTGATCGCTCGCACTGACTGAAATCACAGAATTGACCGCCGCTGGCGGCATAATCCGCCCATTCACGATGGTTTAATGATTAAGCGATACGCGTGCTGTCCGTCCGGATTACATCAATGAGAAAGGCAGATCACTATCGGGACATCCTTGTCCCTCGCTCTGCGACACCGTTGTCTGGTTCATGTATCATGGCATCGCGTTTGTTCAGAAGCGTCAGGTATTCACCAGCACACCGGAGGCAAGCTGCGCCGAACTTTCCCGCCGGGCATGCTCGGTGCGAAAAACGCTCATCAACGCCACCAGATTCCGTGACTGATCGCGCAGATGATCGACCGCCGAACTGGAGGCGCCCACCAGCGCGGCATTCTGCTGCGTTACCTGATCGAGCTGGGCAATAGCATCATTCACCTGCGCAACGCCCAACTCCTGCTCCTGAGTGGTCATACCGATTTCGTTAATCATTTCCGCGACATGGTGCGACTGCTTAACCAGCTCGCCGATGGTAGAACCGGCATTGTTGACAAGCGTAGCGCCGTTATCCACACAATCAATACTGGCCTGAATCAGCCCTTTGATCTCTTTCGCCGCCGTGGCGGAGCGCTGCGCCAGTGAACGCACCTCTCCTGCGACCACGGCAAAGCCTCGCCCATGCTCACCGGCACGTGCCGCTTCCACCGCCGCATTGAGCGCCAGGATATTGGTCTGGAAAGTGATGCCGTCGATAACGGTAATGATCTCGCCGATTTTGCGCGCGCTCTGGCTGATCTCATCCATGGTGCGCACAATGTTGTCGATCGCTTCCCCGCCTTTGGCGGCAATGTCGCTGGCGGCGGTGGCCTGCTGGTTGGTGACGCGTACCGTGTCGGCATTCTGGCGAATGGTCTGGCCGATTTGCTCCATTGACGCCGCCGTCTGTTGCAGGCTGGCTGCCTGCTGTTCCGTGCGCTGGCTAAGATCCATACTGCCCGCCGCCACGCCGCTGGCCCCTGCCGAGATCGATTCGCTGCTCTCACGAACCTGCGCCACAATGCGATTGAGGCTTTGACGCATCGCCTCCATCCCGGCCAGCAGGCTGTGGCGA
Above is a genomic segment from Kosakonia radicincitans DSM 16656 containing:
- a CDS encoding winged helix-turn-helix domain-containing protein; translation: MPDEENKALSVMGFLIEKSVIYDCRTKRLICLYGTAKYISLRKTQSYLLEYLLCHGVNNVVSDDMLMSDVWERNGLRASVQRVWQVINDLKYNVSKSGVSDEFILRVSRKGYLIRSSSVQTLFYHADNEC
- a CDS encoding methyl-accepting chemotaxis protein, which produces MRVIKPFSLGALLGTGFAAIIVISFLVAIFGRTQLLSTSKHIEYYEKYHLTNLLAMQELKDTLNNATKATFIMVFQDDADKQEAEEKVTEAAIQRIDTLVKQLQQNIQGSDVQQMLDRFKQTQAQYVAVVRQTVSMAKNGQMLDSQSMAVDKLQPVQAQLFNEITVMIQRQQASTTAAAAESTGSARASGDLLLMLAAAATLFGVLIAWFATRLIKRQLGGEPAYALRVVHDIAEGNLAMPVTLAAGDRHSLLAGMEAMRQSLNRIVAQVRESSESISAGASGVAAGSMDLSQRTEQQAASLQQTAASMEQIGQTIRQNADTVRVTNQQATAASDIAAKGGEAIDNIVRTMDEISQSARKIGEIITVIDGITFQTNILALNAAVEAARAGEHGRGFAVVAGEVRSLAQRSATAAKEIKGLIQASIDCVDNGATLVNNAGSTIGELVKQSHHVAEMINEIGMTTQEQELGVAQVNDAIAQLDQVTQQNAALVGASSSAVDHLRDQSRNLVALMSVFRTEHARRESSAQLASGVLVNT